The genomic DNA AGCCGCCGACAGAACCACAGATTGAGTGCATGGCGCAAATCATCGCCATTTTGTGCCGCGAGCTGGGGCTGCCTATCGATTATGACCATGTGCGTACTCACGCTGAACAGGCGAATATCGACGGCTATGGGCCGGATACTACCTGGGAACGCTGGGACCTCTGGTTTTTGCATAATGGCGACGAACTGGGGAGCGGCGGCGATGTTTTGAGGGGTAAAGCAATTTTTTACCTTGAAAGAGAGTTTCAGGATTTTAATTGTGAATAGAAAAGCGTCCCTGGGGACGCTTTTTTTATGGTGTGTCCGGCATGAACCCAAGCATACTTGGTAAACATGGACGAGCTGCTGTGAAATTGATAGCAGCGAAGATGTATCGGGGAAATAGCTGTTTAAAACAGAGCAGGATAAAAATTGGCACGCACGAATAATTTAGCGGATTAATCATAACCGGCAGGTAACTGTTATTTAAAAGTCAATTCGGACAAAAGGAGGAACAAGGCAACTTGAAGACTTGGAAAAACAATAATCGGATTCCGATAAAATGTTGGACCGATAACATTGAGGACGATTGTTTAAAACAGGCTAATAATCTCGCAAATTTGCCATTTGCTTTTCATCACATCGCGTTAATGCCTGATTGTCATAGCGGTTATGGCATGCCAATAGGCGGAGTGCTGGCAGCTCGTAATGTAGTCGTACCAAATGCCGTGGGCGTTGATATTGGGTGCGGCATGGTTGCGGTTAAAACTTCAGCTAGGGAAATCACTACAGAGCAGGTTAAGAAAATACTGGGTAAGGCCAGAGAAGTTATTCCTGTAGGATTTAAGCATCATAAAGAGCCACAAGAGAGCGATGTTTTTAAAGAGGCGCCTAACCATATTCCTATAATTAGGCAAGAGTTACAATCTGCTAAGTACCAGTTGGGAACTTTAGGCGGTGGCAATCATTTTATCGAAATTCAAAAAGGCGACGATGGTTTTATCTGGTTAATGATTCATTCGGGTAGCCGAAATTTAGGTAAAAAAGTGGCTGACTACTACAATAATAAAGCTGTTGAGTTAAATAAAAAATGGCGCTCGGAAGTACCTAAAGAGTGGGACT from Sporolituus thermophilus DSM 23256 includes the following:
- a CDS encoding peptidoglycan recognition protein family protein, whose amino-acid sequence is MRHIELVDVCRMAREARGEIDRIFLHWSAGHYGQPYPDYHINIDKEGEIYTPVESLTEVLAHTWRQNTGSVGVSILCCAYATSNDLGPQPPTEPQIECMAQIIAILCRELGLPIDYDHVRTHAEQANIDGYGPDTTWERWDLWFLHNGDELGSGGDVLRGKAIFYLEREFQDFNCE
- a CDS encoding RtcB family protein, whose amino-acid sequence is MKTWKNNNRIPIKCWTDNIEDDCLKQANNLANLPFAFHHIALMPDCHSGYGMPIGGVLAARNVVVPNAVGVDIGCGMVAVKTSAREITTEQVKKILGKAREVIPVGFKHHKEPQESDVFKEAPNHIPIIRQELQSAKYQLGTLGGGNHFIEIQKGDDGFIWLMIHSGSRNLGKKVADYYNNKAVELNKKWRSEVPKEWDLAFLPTDTAEGQNYIEAMNFCLAFAYANRSKMMDRFAKIFYDITGHTTVEQIDVHHNYAALEKHYGESVWVHRKGAIRMRKGEIGIIPGSMGTPSYIVEGLGNPESFHSASHGAGRKMSRRKANEVITEEMAQEAMKGIVYGSFNGKYDECPQAYKDIEEVIANELDLIKPLVKLVPLGVMKG